A genomic window from Lotus japonicus ecotype B-129 chromosome 1, LjGifu_v1.2 includes:
- the LOC130730174 gene encoding uncharacterized protein LOC130730174, producing the protein MAAETSDEVDNEHDGTIVVSVDLTEAFTTDKAFASHTDFIDWARHVGTENDYVVIVIRSDYGSAKRTLVITLGCERGGKYIPAAQVLKRNQTGTKKCDCPFRLRARTSMVDGRWKVIVHYGIHNHDTTETLQGHSFVGRLNPDEKAMVGSMIEKRVKPSGMLIALREKNPNNLTRIKQIYNEKQAYNRIQRFSKIQHLMKLLEGDKYAHWSRVEGGSNVIKSLFFAHPDSIHLFNEFPTVVLMDSTYKTNRVEGAHSKLKKFLIMQHDKIKESYQLIIFVTEHTHKDVFYKDLRGFVSRAALHMIARERKQIDPSIDPELGVSFESELETLKVKFDRASAAVRKSMIDCIRMISFPERTSMCPPPKKVPTKGRQKSSSKKVTAKGIKVPSERSTKRYASRWEHIDVQYSGSWEGSNFTPNTVIPPNRVKNQSLRPSTLRQILEEFHPFIDSLVHVKGDGHCRFRCVDAMLV; encoded by the exons ATGGCAGCTGAAACTTCTGATGAGGTTGATAATGAACATGATGGCACAATTGTTGTTAGTGTGGATCTCACAGAGGCTTTTACTACTGATAAA GCTTTTGCATCCCACACTGATTTTATTGATTGGGCTCGCCATGTAGGTACAGAGAATGATTATGTTGTTATTGTGATTAGGTCTGACTACGGATCTGCAAAAAGGACGCTTGTGATAACATTGGGATGTGAACGTGGTGGGAAGTATATACCAGCGGCTCAAGTGTTAAAGCGCAATCAAACTGGAACAAAAAAGTGTGATTGCCCTTTCAGGCTAAGAGCAAGAACTAGCATGGTTGATGGGCGATGGAAGGTGATAGTTCATTATGGGATTCACAACCATGATACAACTGAAACACTACAAGGTCACTcttttgttggtcgtctaaatcCTGATGAAAAGGCCATGGTGGGAAGTATGATTGAGAAAAGGGTTAAGCCAAGCGGCATGTTGATTGCACTAAGGGAGAAAAACCCCAACAACCTGACTAGAATAAAACAAATCTACAATgagaagcaagcatacaacaggATTCAGAGGTTCTCGAAGATTCAACACTTGATgaagttgttggaaggtgacaAATATGCACACTGGTCTAGGGTTGAGGGTGGTTCTAATGTGATTAAATCTCTCTTCTTTGCTCACCCTGATTCTATTCATCTTTTTAATGAATTTCCTACTGTGGTGCTTATGGATAGTACATACAAGACCAACAG AGTTGAAGGTGCACATTCAAAGTTGAAGAAGTTTCTTATCATGCAGCATGACAAGATTAAAGAATCCTACCAGCTCATCATTTTTGTCACCGAGCATACTCACAAGGATGTGTTTTATAAGGATTTGCGAGGGTTTGTTTCTAGAGCAGCACTGCACATGATTGCTAGAGAGAGGAAACAAATCG ACCCTTCCATTGATCCTGAGTTGGGCGTCAGTTTTGAGTCTGAACTTGAAACTTTAAAAGTTAAATTTGACAGAGCTTCTGCGGCAGTGAGGAAGTCCATGATTGATTGCATTAGAATGATTTCTTTCCCAGAAAGGACTTCCATGTGTCCTCCTCCAAAGAAGGTCCCAACTAAGGGTAGGCAAAAAAGCTCTTCAAAAAAGGTCACAGCAAAGGGTATCAAAGTACCTAGTGAACGCTCTACAAAACGTTATGCATCTCGTTGGGAGCATATTGATGTGCAATATTCGGGATCTTGGGAAGGTAGCAACTTCACACCAAATACTGTCATTCCTCCCAACCGAGTGAAGAATCAAAGCCTCCGCCCGAGCACGTTGAGACAAATCCTCGAAGAGTTTCATCCATTCATTGATTCCTTGGTTCATGTAAAGGGAGACGGACACTGCAGATTTAGATGTGTTGATGCAATGTTGGTGTAA
- the LOC130734155 gene encoding universal stress protein PHOS34 — translation MSQGNLGCVAVAVDGSDESMNALRWAMTNLKLRPQTPDSTTAGCFLILHVQSPPSIATGLNPGPIPFGGPSNLEVPAFAAAIEAHQKRITDSILDHALGICSEFNFTEKVRTHVVIGDPKEKICEAVQDQHADVLVMGSRAFGPIKRMFLGSVSNYCAHHAECPVIIIKGNDSVNKRN, via the exons ATGTCGCAGGGAAACCTCGGTTGCGTAGCAGTCGCCGTCGACGGCAGCGACGAGAGCATGAACGCTCTCCGTTGGGCCATGACAAACCTCAAGCTCCGACCACAAACACCCGATTCCACCACCGCCGGTTGCTTCCTCATCCTCCACGTCCAATCTCCGCCGTCCATCGCCACCGGCCTCAACCCCGGTCCCATCCCCTTCGGTGGCCCAA GTAACCTTGAAGTACCTGCGTTCGCTGCTGCCATTGAAGCTCACCAGAAGCGTATCACCGATTCTATACTAGATCATGCTCTTGGAATTTGCTCAGAGTTCAATTTTACT GAGAAGGTGAGGACCCATGTTGTTATTGGAGATCCAAAGGAGAAGATTTGTGAAGCTGTACAGGATCAGCATGCTGATGTGCTTGTGATGGGGTCTCGTGCATTTGGCCCCATTAAGAG GATGTTCCTGGGAAGTGTTAGCAACTACTGCGCCCACCATGCTGAGTGTCCTGTCATTATTATCAAGGGAAACGACAGTGTCAATAAGAGAAACTAA
- the LOC130734154 gene encoding uncharacterized protein LOC130734154: MAVDLAAAIFRAKSYYYNKKNKTLSPISPRPEAYYLIIRFPSSQTWKIFFRLVLLALAVASFPLMVSKASSVSTSHLEEAMTESSSDGSEPSSTNVDQILTLLFRDLANEGLMKKTEQHRAVFLSNAKEGEKGFHQVLTDYNMEHIPLNDLEKQSTLLDRTVDFVFTYNFPASLKFIDRALKTGGVATVILPKDDPSTAFYKPSNYRVMYMRRFNVVAMAMKKTEPNTEMKVGGQRKLFGYASEAKKAALQNLEDVLLEPPRAASGKSRVYLKRTRYLPDLMGDSLESYPRRVFIDVGLPEKDGGSGTDWFPKNYPTRNKNFEMYKIETVNEGSSAPQTEMSEWLRKNVKEEEYVVMKAEAEVVEEMMRSKAILLVDELFLECKPHGLKQEKRRSRRAYWECLALYGKLRDEGVAVHQWWG, from the coding sequence ATGGCGGTTGATCTAGCAGCTGCTATCTTCAGAGCAAAAAGTTATTATTACAACAAGAAAAACAAGACCTTGTCACCAATTAGTCCACGCCCAGAAGCCTATTATCTCATCATCAGGTTCCCCAGTTCCCAAACATGGAAGATCTTTTTTCGTTTGGTTCTTTTGGCATTGGCGGTGGCTTCTTTTCCATTGATGGTTTCAAAAGCCTCTAGTGTTTCAACCTCTCACCTAGAAGAAGCCATGACAGAATCTTCTTCCGATGGTTCTGAACCTTCTTCCACCAACGTGGACCAGATCTTAACCCTTCTCTTCCGCGACCTTGCCAACGAAGGCCTCATGAAGAAAACAGAGCAACACAGAGCTGTTTTTCTGAGCAATgcaaaagaaggagaaaaagggTTTCATCAGGTTCTCACAGATTACAACATGGAACATATTCCCTTGAACGACTTGGAGAAACAGAGCACCTTGCTAGACCGCACGGTTGATTTTGTCTTCACGTATAACTTCCCTGCATCGTTGAAATTCATCGACAGGGCCCTGAAAACCGGCGGCGTTGCCACCGTGATTCTTCCAAAAGACGACCCTTCAACTGCGTTTTACAAGCCTTCAAATTACAGAGTCATGTACATGAGGAGGTTCAATGTGGTGGCAATGGCAATGAAGAAAACAGAGCCAAACACTGAAATGAAAGTCGGAGGGCAGAGGAAGCTATTCGGGTATGCATCAGAGGCTAAAAAAGCTGCACTGCAGAACCTGGAAGACGTGCTTCTCGAGCCGCCACGTGCGGCTTCAGGGAAATCAAGGGTGTATTTGAAGAGGACAAGGTATTTGCCTGATTTGATGGGTGACTCGCTGGAGAGCTACCCTCGTCGCGTTTTCATCGACGTGGGATTGCCTGAGAAAGATGGAGGGAGCGGAACTGACTGGTTTCCGAAGAACTACCCAACAAGGAACAAGAACTTTGAGATGTACAAGATTGAGACGGTGAATGAAGGGTCCTCTGCCCCGCAAACAGAGATGTCAGAGTGGTTGAGGAAGAATGTGAAGGAGGAAGAGTATGTGGTAATGAAAGCTGAGGCTGAAGTGGTGGAGGAGATGATGAGGAGCAAGGCTATACTACTGGTGGATGAGCTTTTCTTGGAGTGCAAGCCGCATGGGTTGAagcaggagaagaggaggagtaGAAGGGCTTATTGGGAGTGCTTGGCTCTGTATGGGAAGTTGAGAGATGAAGGTGTGGCAGTTCATCAGTGGTGGGGTTGA